In Porites lutea chromosome 9, jaPorLute2.1, whole genome shotgun sequence, a single window of DNA contains:
- the LOC140948126 gene encoding uncharacterized protein codes for MANAFGESYVKLPPITGENAVEIDGENSKRISSGVGRDQHGLVRLPPIVRLDSLRSASSTAQVFANAPGENKTQMSTQGTNLKFSPKMDVLRRQSAKQLRKHKTEKPEDEKKLISSVAVKETDEMDTNVFDSVDWSYHHGKASLFKPKERSRDNYEALAPSKDSLTSRRGSASVIKDSAAKLSRSRRLAKSSPELCYRKINLKSRASGNVNDDNVTSPSTALSADSYWHRPQARLSIHDIDGSVLSHLQSTLKSNEKRTKRKKPVRSQTEGKSSYQPLSTPNSPVCSESANNERKEKGRRSLNDITEAVKQFVDRRRPSISLPRKQNLVEETVKLKIEGKSCPQAETTAGDRTPTFSIVASPRLQASQNKEKRASLYDLQQILGLLQKDDVKHQSSSTSLSPEVEHAQSRRSSQSRNASVYDLKEFLKLTVAAGETSTEKEMKKQSGNKAREIKTPENTTSPVFLSPKQEMGQRHVDDARKGSVYDLKEFLSLGNAVDSNSLSTSENSSRSTSPQIVFSPLNSKQLLSFTKPTEARRSSTYDLMEFLSLPQSGGISRPQSGQSYSSSQGDNAKSDNRELNVTETDRDGREARSLSVYDLAEYLAMTSGVPPLVRVISSAEDQTEKTNSKSLGASGVDNGNKYKRESVYDLREMLSIMQQEHEAKRESTHNLPEILAYFHREASSKEPEHQSSTHPENSHEDKTGPLLVNSSPSSPGASVSSGYSSDSPSSGVQQTDSKGVEVNHNTSPRQMSLYDLKEFLSLYASQKNTPNHQLLPAFRRKFSNISQSGISIHVTDEWNRSLDLETDDVFLPVPAKVEAKSPETKRSSVYDLREFLDLLNADESPLRRRLSSVSSASTKSSESEPESFQPEQETPDANSPNQNPASPRPGLSPRQDSGGNVSLYDLGEFLSILNTDESPLRRRLSSARDFATQDDSSNQAEDFEKTPLYSLGEILSVLNDFEQKKVNENAADERRLGSEDEISITVPLLPQKKEKTSVQTLATRKCLLTSPQKSLSSVRETSE; via the coding sequence ATGGCTAATGCGTTTGGTGAGTCATACGTGAAACTTCCGCCGATAACCGGAGAAAATGCGGTTGAAATCGATGGCGAAAATTCGAAACGAATTTCCAGTGGTGTCGGACGAGACCAACACGGTCTAGTCAGATTACCTCCAATCGTTCGCCTTGATTCGCTTCGATCTGCGTCGTCAACTGCACAGGTTTTTGCGAACGCACCAGGCGAAAACAAGACACAGATGTCAACACAAGgaacaaatttgaaattttcccCTAAAATGGACGTTTTACGGAGGCAAAGCGCAAAACAGTTAAGAAAACACAAGACTGAAAAGCCCGAAGACGAGAAGAAATTAATATCGTCGGTAGCTGTCAAGGAAACGGACGAGATGGACACAAACGTGTTCGACAGTGTAGATTGGTCATACCACCATGGAAAAGCGAGTCTTTTTAAGCCGAAGGAAAGATCAAGAGATAATTATGAGGCCCTGGCTCCATCGAAAGACTCGCTAACAAGTCGCAGGGGAAGCGCCTCGGTTATAAAAGACTCAGCGGCGAAATTATCGAGGTCACGCAGACTGGCAAAATCTTCACCTGAACTATGTTACCGAAAGATCAATTTGAAATCTCGTGCAAGTGGAAACGTCAATGATGACAACGTTACATCCCCTTCCACTGCTCTGTCGGCTGATAGTTACTGGCATCGACCACAAGCTCGCCTCTCTATTCATGACATTGACGGCTCTGTACTCAGCCATTTACAAAGCACCCTGAAATCAAACGAAAAGAGGACAAAACGCAAAAAACCCGTTCGCTCCCAAACGGAAGGCAAGTCAAGTTACCAACCGCTAAGCACCCCTAATTCGCCTGTTTGCAGTGAATCTGCTAATAACGAACGCAAAGAAAAAGGCAGAAGGTCCCTGAACGACATCACAGAAGCAGTTAAACAGTTTGTAGATCGAAGAAGGCCTTCTATTTCCCTGCCTAGGAAACAAAACTTGGTCGAAGAAACCGTGAAGCTtaaaattgaaggaaaaagtTGCCCCCAAGCTGAAACCACGGCTGGTGACCGCACACCCACATTTTCCATTGTTGCATCACCTCGCTTACAAGCAtcgcaaaacaaagagaagaggGCATCGCTGTACGATTTACAGCAAATTCTAGGCTTACTTCAGAAAGATGATGTCAAGCACCAGTCTTCGTCAACTTCTTTGTCGCCTGAAGTTGAACATGCTCAAAGTAGGAGAAGTAGTCAATCTAGAAACGCTTCTGTTTACGATTTAAAAGAGTTTCTAAAGTTAACAGTAGCTGCAGGCGAGACGTCAACTGAAAAGGAAATGAAGAAGCAATCAGGAAATAAAGCAAGAGAAATCAAAACACCAGAAAACACTACATCGCCGGTTTTTCTGTCTCCTAAACAAGAAATGGGACAGCGTCATGTCGATGACGCAAGAAAAGGATCTGTATACGATTTAAAGGAATTTTTATCACTTGGAAACGCTGTGGATTCCAACTCTCTGTCAACGAGTGAAAACTCAAGCAGATCAACTTCACCGCAAATCGTATTTTCTCCGCTCAATTCAAAACAGCTACTCTCTTTTACCAAGCCCACTGAAGCACGTCGATCTTCCACATACGATCTTATGGAGTTCTTATCTCTCCCACAGTCTGGAGGGATATCGCGTCCTCAATCAGGACAGAGCTATTCTTCCTCGCAAGGAGATAATGCCAAATCTGACAATCGAGAATTGAACGTAACCGAAACCGACCGAGATGGCAGAGAGGCGAGGAGTCTGTCAGTGTACGACCTCGCTGAATATCTAGCGATGACATCTGGGGTGCCTCCTCTTGTTCGAGTCATAAGTTCGGCAGAGGatcaaactgaaaaaactaactCAAAATCTTTGGGTGCAAGTGGAGTCGACAAtggaaacaaatacaaaaggGAGTCAGTGTATGACTTACGGGAAATGCTGAGCATAATGCAACAAGAACATGAGGCAAAACGCGAATCGACTCACAATTTGCCAGAGATTTTAGCTTATTTTCATCGGGAGGCTAGCTCAAAAGAACCGGAGCACCAAAGTTCTACCCACCCTGAAAACTCCCACGAAGATAAAACAGGGCCATTGTTAGTGAACTCCTCTCCTTCGAGCCCTGGTGCTAGCGTCAGCAGTGGTTATTCTAGCGATTCACCATCGTCTGGTGTTCAACAAACAGATTCTAAGGGCGTGGAGGTCAACCATAACACAAGTCCTCGTCAGATGTCCTTATATGATCTTAAAGAGTTCCTTTCTCTATATGCCTCGCAAAAGAACACGCCAAACCATCAGCTTCTGCCTGCGTTTAGAAGGAAATTTTCTAACATATCGCAAAGCGGGATTAGCATCCATGTAACGGACGAATGGAACAGAAGTCTCGACCTCGAAACTGACGATGTTTTTCTTCCTGTTCCTGCTAAGGTAGAGGCCAAGTCGCCGGAAACCAAAAGAAGCTCTGTGTACGACTTACGCGAGTTTCTAGATTTATTAAACGCGGACGAATCGCCTTTGAGAAGAAGGTTATCAAGTGTTTCATCAGCTTCGACTAAATCCAGTGAAAGTGAACCAGAGTCATTTCAACCAGAGCAAGAAACGCCGGACGCAAACTCGCCAAACCAAAACCCAGCATCTCCGCGACCTGGACTCTCGCCGCGTCAGGATTCGGGTGGAAACGTCTCTCTTTACGACCTCGGAGAATTTCTTTCGATTCTTAATACCGACGAATCTCCGCTAAGACGCCGACTATCGAGTGCAAGGGACTTTGCAACACAAGACGATTCGAGCAATCAAGCCGAGGATTTCGAAAAAACTCCGCTGTATAGCCTGGGAGAAATTTTATCGGTTTTGAACGATTTTGAacagaaaaaagtaaatgaaaacGCCGCTGATGAACGTCGACTTGGATCTGAAGATGAAATCAGTATTACTGTTCCATTGTTGCcccagaaaaaagagaaaacaagcGTGCAAACGTTAGCGACGAGAAAGTGTTTATTAACCTCGCCGCAGAAATCGCTTTCAAGCGTTCGCGAAACGTCTGAATGA
- the LOC140949173 gene encoding uncharacterized protein codes for MAALKHGSRKFYEIPSSEEFTLLRSNYTLKKEKNVEELFKYIEESCIGEDVTFCGPYGPRKVTYCDYTASGRSLTFIEGYIRGQVLPHYGNTHTTTTVTSLQTTLYRHEARDIIRNAVNASESDSVIFVGSGVTGAIHKLIHALDFKEPPVVLVGPFEHHSNLLPWKELGAEVIWIKQDAKGLVDLTDLEFKLKAMSSKGKQLIGCFSAASNVTGILTDTNAITACLHRHGALAFWDYATAAPYVEINMNPLVTSDDQGFVYKDAIFISTHKLVGGVETPGILIAKKSLFRNPVPSGCGGGSVFFVTENSHRYLKEIEMREEAGTPAIVGAIRAGLVFQLKQEIGSAAIMTREEDLCRRALSAWNNSENLVLLGNTAVSRLPIFSFLIKHPISGLFLHHNFVCALLNDLFGIQARGGCACAGPYAQNLLGINEALAREIENLILEDSRLDRVHLRRYHEYSEREILRPGFVRLNLPYFMSDDSVEFVIKAVKMVAEHGWKLLPQYMFNPETGEWKHRKHQVFRDRKWLGSITYSEGHMTYPSSPACAEGAPSSHAECLKNGEEILLKATLNRFQTFDHLQESFSQEVRYKTIIYVVGDYKFSVYPKKSIFFPQAINTVCDQTLFLGEEGEKLRWFLLPSEAAQLLNGRQLKDYPLKAPFTPLQWKNGLCVPQAAHLTGAHYMESSDRTSVAPIEKCTTLRENTEERDLNGVTNCGCIAKSEIDNNIAGISISSVDKCNNDAERLRDLPDSADLKENQTTLVNVCNRSLEGAGDKPRFNAENMDTELAGEDLLSRKRNHGKVFDETRILNFPEPGEKTITSAFVSETSLNGPKNDCGSLIDSETSEIPNNFDQKLNLNTSPLRERIVPSSEGSEAITISEAVCRRKPRKKKQNEVTSGKPKFHHPPKSIFKPATQALEEYEMIRDGDRVLVCLSGGKDSLSLLHTLHQYQFYSKSKGINFELGAATVDPQSPGYDPKPLVQYLAALGVPYFFEEQGIIQQAARLTVCESICSFCSRMKRGRLYACARREGYNVLAMGQHLDDLAESFLMSAFHNGLLRTMKANYTVLECDLRVIRPLVYVREKELRSFAEKVKLPVIAENCPACFEAPKERHRTKQLLAAQEILFPGLYHSLLTAMKPLMARDRVGLESSKMKNGNYEDFL; via the exons atggcggccctGAAGCACGGATCGAGGAAGTTTTATGAAATTCCTAGTAGCGAGGAATTCACGCTTTTAAGGAGTAATTATACCCTTAAGAAGGAGAAAAATGTCGAAGAACTCTTCAAGTATATCGAAGAAAGTTGTATAGGAGaagatgttacattttgcggGCCATATGGCCCTCGGAAAG TCACCTATTGCGACTACACGGCATCTGGAAG GTCATTGACATTTATTGAAGGTTACATAAGAGGGCAGGTTTTACCTCATTATGGCAACACACATACTACAACAACTGTAACTTCACTTCAGACAACTTTGTATCGCCATGAAGCAAG GGATATCATCAGAAATGCAGTGAATGCTAGTGAAAGTGACTCTGTGATATTTGTCGGTAGTGGAGTGACAGGAGCCATTCATAAGTTGATTCATGCACTGGACTTTAAAGAACCTCCC GTGGTACTTGTAGGACCATTTGAGCACCATTCAAATCTTCTCCCCTGGAAGGAGTTAGGTGCTGAG GTTATCTGGATAAAGCAAGATGCAAAGGGCTTAGTTGACCTCACAGACTTGGAGTTTAAACTCAAG GCTATGTCTTCGAAAGGCAAGCAGCTTATTGGCTGTTTCTCAGCTGCATCTAATGTGACTGGTATTCTAACAGACACCAATGCCATTACAGCTTGTCTGCACAGGCATGGGGCATTAGCTTTCTGGGACTATGCCACTGCAG CTCCATATGTGGAAATCAACATGAATCCATTGGTAACCAG TGATGATCAGGGATTTGTGTACAAagatgccattttcatttcaaCGCACAAGTTAGTCGGTGGAGTCGAAACACCAG GGATCCTCATTGCTAAGAAAAGTTTATTTAGGAACCCTGTACCTTCAGGTTGCGGTGGAGGCTCTGTGTTTTTT GTGACAGAGAACTCTCATAGATACCTAAAGGAGATTGAGATGAGGGAGGAGGCTGGAACCCCAGCTATTGTGGGTGCCATCAGAGCTGGACTGGTCTTTCAGTTGAAACAG GAAATAGGTTCAGCTGCCATCATGACCAGAGAGGAAGATTTATGTAG gAGAGCCCTGTCAGCATGGAATAACAGTGAGAATCTTGTTCTCTTGGGGAATACAGCAGTGTCTCGCCTCCCGATCTTCTCATTTCTGATCAAGCACCCAATCTCAGGGTTGTTCTTACATCACAACTTTGTATGTGCCCTCCTGAATGACCTGTTCGGAATACAGGCCCGTGGGGGCTGTGCATGTGCTGGCCCCTATGCACAG AATCTGTTGGGAATTAACGAGGCACTggcaagagaaattgaaaacctCATATTGGAAGACAG TCGCTTAGACAGAGTTCACCTCCGACGATACCATGAATACTCTGAAAGAGAAATCTTGAG ACCAGGTTTTGTGCGGCTTAATTTGCCGTATTTTATGTCAGATGATTCTGTCGAGTTTGTTATAAAAGCAGTGAAGATGGTGGCGGAACATGGCTGGAAACTTCTACCACAG TACATGTTTAACCCTGAGACCGGAGAGTGGAAACACAGAAAACATCAG GTATTTCGTGACCGAAAGTGGCTTGGTTCAATTACTTACTCAGAGGGGCACATGACGTATCCATCATCCCCCGCGTGCGCGGAAGGAGCCCCGAGTTCACACGCG GAGTGCCTCAAAAACGGTGAAGAAATTCTACTGAAAGCGACCTTAAACAGG TTTCAAACTTTTGATCATTTGCAAGAAAGTTTTTCTCAAGAAGTACGGTACAAGACAATTATCTATGTTGTTGGTGACTACAAGTTTTCAGTCTACCCTAAGAAGTCTATTTTCTTTCCTCAGGCCATCAACACTGTTTGTGATCAAACGTTATTTTTGGGTGAGGAAGGTGAAAAGCTACGCTGGTTTTTGCTTCCAAGTGAAGCGGCGCAGCTGCTGAACGGTAGACAACTTAAAGACTATCCGCTAAAGGCGCCTTTTACTCCATTACAATGGAAGAATGGCTTGTGTGTCCCGCAGGCCGCTCATTTGACAGGGGCTCATTATATGGAGTCTTCTGATAGGACTTCTGTAGCTCCCATAGAAAAATGTACTACGCTGAGAGAAAACACAGAGGAAAGAGATTTGAACGGAGTGACAAACTGTGGTTGTATTGCAAAAAGTGAAATTGATAACAACATCGCGGGGATTTCTATTTCTAGTGTTGACAAATGCAATAATGATGCTGAAAGACTCAGAGATTTGCCTGACTCTGCggatttaaaagaaaatcaaaccACTTTGGTAAATGTTTGCAACAGATCTTTGGAAGGCGCAGGGGATAAACCTAGATTTAACGCTGAAAACATGGATACAGAACTTGCAGGTGAAGATTTGCTCTCACGTAAAAGGAATCACGGAAAAGTTTTTGACGAAACAAGGATACTTAACTTTCCTGAGCCCGGGGAAAAGACAATCACAAGTGCTTTTGTGAGTGAGACATCTTTGAATGGACCGAAGAACGATTGTGGTTCCCTTATTGACAgtgaaacaagtgaaatacCAAACAATTTTGACCAGAAATTAAACCTAAACACTTCTcctttgagggaaaggatagtTCCTTCTTCCGAAGGCAGTGAGGCTATAACGATTTCAGAGGCTGTTTGTCGCCGAAAACCgagaaagaagaaacaaaatgaagtgACCTCGGGTAAACCCAAGTTTCATCATCCTCCCAAGAGTATTTTTAAACCAGCCACACAG GCTTTAGAGGAGTACGAGATGATTCGCGATGGAGACAGAGTGCTAGTGTGTCTGTCAGGAGGCAAGGACTCGCTTTCGTTACTTCACACTTTGCATCAATATCAGTTCTACAGCAAATCTAAG GGCATCAATTTTGAACTTGGAGCCGCCACTGTGGACCCTCAATCTCCCGGATATGACCCCAAACCTCTGGTCCAGTATTTAGCGGCCCTTGGTGTTCCCTACTTTTTTGAAGAGCAAG GAATCATACAGCAAGCAGCTCGGCTGACTGTTTGTGAGTCTATATGTAGTTTTTGTTCCCGGATGAAGCGCGGACGCTTGTACGCATGTGCAAGGCGCGAAGGATACAACGTGCTTGCTATGGGACAGCATCTTGATGATCTGGCTGAAAG ctttttgatGTCAGCATTTCACAATGGTCTGTTACGAACAATGAAAGCGAACTATACCGTCTT